A genome region from Cucurbita pepo subsp. pepo cultivar mu-cu-16 chromosome LG02, ASM280686v2, whole genome shotgun sequence includes the following:
- the LOC111787608 gene encoding PH, RCC1 and FYVE domains-containing protein 1, producing the protein MGEESLSMLLHDRAVEQAILSMKKGAYLLKSRRRGKPKFCPFRLSMDEKFLVWYSGNEEKQLRLSSVMKIIPGKMSPSLVNQLQPTKKPESFSLIYANGERSLDLTCKDKAQADCWILGLKSTISRNYHPKPLASLRDHRGIVSCANSPAGFVRRKYNLGLLEDSTDFPQVRSLCGSPTLSLSERCLSHGLSHSFDSFYPSDGQSEGDISARVTPLIEPDALKRGSLDETVHGKNVLSRLVVPVHTSPRIEKNNSLKDVMIWGEGIEGGLIGGGIERSVSQKGMLVDALLPKLLESTMMLDVQRISLGGKHAAVVTKHGEVFCWGEGKGGRLGHKINMDLDQPKLVDSLNGISAKSVACGEYQTCALTNGGEVYTWGDSRFGADFECEQKVRSPWLPQQLSGPLNGITISNLACGEWHTAVVSACGRLFTYGDGTFGALGHGNLISLSQPKEVESLNGLWVKSVACGSWHTAAIVDIMIDRFKFESSVGKLFTWGDGDKGRLGHADNERKLLPTCVAPLVDSNFVQVSCGRMLTVGLTNLGRVYTMGSSIHGQLGNPRSRDTSVALVEGELKEEFVSAIASGSYHVAALTTSGRVYTWGKGAYGQLGLGDSDDRNLPTFVEALGEQQVESIACGSNVTAAICLHRSITSSDQSACYGCKLPFGFTRKKHNCYHCGLSFCRMCSSKKTMNAALAPSRTKAFRVCDPCFNNLQRHRTKNSLVQQKASAFERVDKKSMSSKHGQLLSPTKQNIDEMQSHWKFINHGENREHFKQLSFSTSGIPSWGQVSCPASFKTCSIENMKTLIPPPSQNQTSVNALVHLKSPNSGAIGIERFVYGSSEKLSEEVQRLRAEVKSLELQCHDRDEKMQKCGQKIEEAWSVAREEAAKCKAAKEVIKALALRLQTMSENIVGRRDAKDEVDANKPHVTPVHSPSAAICLPPEVQLPKDRLIGDSLYNSPIVFSNTFKSLYGRHAFRHVTKSTDPDPNTDRTSSKNGTANCLKDEWIKQYEPGVYITFTSLPGGYKGLKRVRFSRRRFSEREAEKWWEENQVIVYQKYGIEGYTNSNHSHIED; encoded by the exons ATGGGTGAAGAATCTTTGTCAATGCTCCTTCATGATAGAGCTGTGGAGCAG GCAATTCTGTCTATGAAGAAGGGTGCTTACCTTTTGAAGTCTAGGCGTAGAGGCAAACCCAAATTCTGTCCTTTCAGGCTTTCCATG GATGAGAAATTCTTAGTTTGGTATTCTGGAAACGAGGAAAAGCAACTTCGATTAAGCTcagtaatgaaaattattCCAGGAAAGATGTCA CCAAGTCTTGTAAACCAACTTCAACCCACAAAGAAGCCCGAATCCTTTTCGCTAATTTACGCTAACGGCGAGCGTTCACTTGATCTG ACATGTAAGGACAAAGCACAAGCAGATTGTTGGATTTTGGGGTTGAAATCTACAATATCAAGGAATTACCATCCAAAGCCATTAGCTAGTTTAAGGGATCATAGAGGAATTGTATCTTGTGCCAATAGTCCTGCTGGTTTTGTTAGAAGAAAGTACAATCTTGGACTTCTGGAGGACAGTACAGACTTCCCACAG GTACGCAGCTTGTGTGGCAGTCCTACTCTTTCACTTTCGGAACGATGCCTATCTCATGGCTTATCTCATTCCTTTGATAGCTTCTATCCATCGGATGGACAGAGTGAAGGCGATATCTCTGCTCGAGTTACTCCGCTTATTGAACCTGATGCACTTAAGAGGGGATCATTGGACGAAACGGTTCATGGAAAGAATGTGCTCAGTAGACTTGTCGTACCTGTTCATACATCTCCACGTATCGAAAAGAACAATAGTCTGAAGGATGTCATGATCTGGGGAGAAGGTATAGAAGGTGGGCTGATAGGTGGTGGAATTGAAAGGTCTGTTAGCCAGAAAGGAATGCTTGTGGATGCATTGTTACCAAAACTTTTAGAGTCTACTATGATGTTGGACGTGCAAAGAATATCATTAGGAGGAAAACACGCAGCCGTGGTTACGAAACACGGTGAAGTCTTCTGTTGGGGTGAAGGGAAGGGGGGTAGACTTGGACATAAGATTAATATGGACTTAGACCAACCGAAACTAGTCGACTCGCTTAATGGGATCTCAGCTAAATCTGTTGCATGTGGTGAGTATCAGACATGTGCTTTGACAAATGGTGGAGAAGTTTATACATGGGGTGACAGTAGGTTTGGTGCTGATTTCGAATGTGAGCAGAAGGTAAGAAGTCCATGGCTGCCACAACAACTTTCTGGTCCTTTGAATGGCATAACCATATCGAATCTCGCTTGTGGAGAGTGGCATACTGCGGTTGTTTCAGCGTGCGGGCGGTTATTTACGTATGGTGATGGAACATTTGGAGCTCTTGGACATGGGAATCTCATAAGCTTGTCCCAGCCAAAAGAGGTCGAATCTTTAAATGGTTTGTGGGTAAAATCTGTGGCATGTGGATCATGGCATACAGCTGCTATTGTTGATATCATGATTGACCGTTTCAAGTTCGAGAGTTCGGTTGGGAAACTATTTACATGGGGTGATGGTGATAAAGGGAGGCTAGGCCATGCTGACAATGAGCGTAAGCTCTTACCAACGTGTGTCGCCCCACTCGTTGATTCTAACTTTGTTCAAGTTTCTTGTGGACGAATGTTGACCGTTGGGCTCACAAATCTTGGTAGAGTTTACACAATGGGAAGCTCCATACATGGGCAACTAGGAAACCCAAGGTCAAGGGATACCTCAGTAGCTTTAGTTGAAGGAGAGCTCAAAGAAGAGTTTGTTAGTGCCATAGCTTCTGGTTCCTATCATGTCGCTGCACTAACGACAAGCGGACGTGTTTACACGTGGGGGAAGGGCGCATACGGACAATTAGGATTGGGCGATTCGGATGATAGAAATTTGCCTACTTTTGTTGAAGCTCTAGGAGAGCAGCAGGTAGAAAGTATAGCCTGTGGATCAAATGTCACAGCGGCTATCTGTTTGCATAGATCTATCACTTCAAGTGACCAATCTGCTTGTTATGGATGTAAATTGCCTTTTGGGTTTACAAGAAAGAAGCATAATTGCTATCACTGTGGTCTTTCTTTCTGCAGAATGTGTAGCAGTAAGAAGACTATGAACGCTGCTTTGGCTCCCAGTCGAACCAAAGCTTTTCGAGTTTGTGATCCGTGCTTCAACAATTTACAACGACATAGGACGAAGAATTCATTGGTGCAACAAAAAGCATCTGCTTTTGAAAGAGTAGACAAGAAAAGTATGAGTTCTAAGCATGGTCAGCTGCTGTCAcctacaaaacaaaacattgatGAAATGCAGTCTCATTGGAAATTCATAAACCATGGCGAAAACCGAGAGCATTTCAAACAACTTTCTTTTTCGACCAGTGGAATACCGAGCTGGGGGCAAGTTTCGTGTCCAGCTTCATTTAAAACGTGCAGTATAGAGAACATGAAAACTCTTATTCCTCCTCCATCTCAAAATCAAACATCTGTTAATGCTTTAGTTCACCTGAAATCGCCTAATTCAGGTGCCATCGGTATCGAGAGATTTGTGTATGGATCCAGTGAGAAACTAAGTGAAGAAGTTCAGAGGCTAAGAGCTGAG GTGAAGAGCCTCGAACTACAATGTCACGATAGAGACGAGAAGATGCAGAAATGTGGACAAAAGATAGAAGAAGCTTGGTCTGTTGCAAGGGAGGAAGCAGCCAAATGCAAGGCAGCAAAGGAGGTCATAAAAGCTTTGGCACTAAGG CTTCAAACAATGTCGGAGAACATTGTCGGTCGACGAGATGCAAAGGATGAAGTTGATGCAAATAAACCACATGTTACACCAGTTCACTCCCCCTCTGCTGCAATTTGCTTACCCCCTGAGGTTCAACTGCCCAAAGACAGACTAATTGGTGATAGTTTATACAACTCTCCCATTGTCTTCTCCAATACATTCAAATCGTTGTATGGGAGACACGCATTCCGACACGTTACTAAGTCGACGGATCCAGATCCAAACACTGACCGAACATCTTCGAAAAATGGAACTGCAAATTGTTTGAAAGATGAATGGATAAAACAGTATGAACCTGGTGTATATATTACATTTACAAGTCTACCAGGTGGATACAAGGGGCTCAAGAGAGTGAGATTCAG TCGAAGAAGATTTTCGGAGAGGGAAGCGGAGAAATGGTGGGAAGAGAATCAAGTTATAGTATACCAAAAGTATGGCATTGAAGGATATACCAATTCAAATCATAGCCACATAGAGgactaa
- the LOC111789091 gene encoding vinorine synthase-like, whose translation MSHILTLNMQQELSNRASNTFTKMVELEIVCKETIKPPSSTPSELRNHPLCLIDQQAPNHYIMLLYFYDNRNTVNSGRLKDSLSKALTVYYPFAGRLQKGGNSIDCNDMGAMYSEGKLRCPMSEVMNNKLQLDQILKLVCLDHDTNGNDTEPRFNPLLSVQLFHFECGGAMMSASCYHKVADLASLTNFVNDWASIARSSGGGMLPAVTPLFNAASFFRPELDAGGNPSGDEGSEAKGGGKKVCLKRLVFEGSKIEALKAMVSEKVANPTRVQILTAFIYKAALSAKILVTGNWPTTSLLQTVNIRSRMEPPLEEKLIGNILSFFIASSTTEEGREMEIWDLVGDMKRSFEEFCREFPKNCRAEEWSWLYKLHAKEKMERLGSGGGDHVVYCCSSWCKFPLYEADFGWGKPIWITVPDFDTKNLIILMDARDGEGVEAMVSLEEEEMAVFEQNQELLSFCELRT comes from the exons ATGAGCCACATCTTGACTTTAAATATGCAGCAAGAACTCAGCAACAGAGCTTCAAACACATTCACAAAAATGGTTGAGCTTGAAATAGTGTGTAAAGAAACCATCAAGCCCCCATCTTCAACCCCATCAGAGCTTAGAAATCACCCCCTCTGCTTGATTGATCAACAAGCCCCTAACCATTATATAATGCTTCTCTATTTCTATGATAACCGCAACACCGTCAACTCCGGCCGCCTGAAGGATAGCCTCTCAAAGGCCTTGACTGTCTACTACCCTTTCGCCGGCCGCCTCCAAAAGGGTGGCAACTCCATCGACTGCAATGACATGGGCGCCATGTATTCAGAGGGAAAGCTCCGGTGTCCCATGTCGGAAGTTATGAACAACAAGCTGCAGCTCGACCAGATTTTGAAGCTGGTTTGTTTAGATCATGACACAAATGGAAATGACACAGAACCAAGATTCAATCCTTTGTTGTCCGTTCAGTTGTTCCATTTTGAATGTGGAGGAGCAATGATGTCTGCGTCTTGCTATCACAAAGTGGCGGATTTGGCCTCCTTGACTAACTTCGTGAATGATTGGGCTTCCATTGCTCGTAGCTCCGGCGGCGGCATGCTGCCTGCAGTCACTCCTCTGTTCAACGCGGCCAGTTTTTTCCGGCCGGAATTGGACGCCGGCGGTAACCCATCTGGGGATGAAGGTTCTGAAGCAAAGGGAGGAGGTAAAAAGGTTTGTTTGAAGAGATTGGTGTTTGAGGGCTCGAAGATTGAGGCTCTTAAAGCTATGGTTTCTGAGAAAGTGGCAAATCCAACTCGTGTTCAGATTCTCACTGCCTTCATCTACAAAGCTGCCCTTTCTGCTAAAATTTTAGTGACAG GGAATTGGCCGACGACAAGTCTACTGCAGACGGTCAACATCCGAAGCCGAATGGAGCCACCATTGGAAGAGAAACTAATAGGGAACATACTCTCATTCTTCATTGCATCATCAACCACGGAGGAGGGGAGGGAAATGGAGATATGGGACTTAGTGGGAGACATGAAGAGAAGCTTTGAAGAGTTCTGCAGGGAGTTCCCAAAGAACTGCAGAGCGGAAGAATGGAGTTGGCTTTACAAATTACATGCCAAAGAGAAAATGGAGAGGTTGGGAAGTGGAGGAGGGGATCATGTTGTGTATTGTTGTAGTAGCTGGTGCAAATTTCCACTGTACGAGGCAGATTTTGGATGGGGGAAACCTATATGGATTACTGTTCCAGATTTTGACACCAAAAATCTGATTATATTGATGGATGCAAGAGATGGCGAGGGAGTTGAAGCGATGGTGAGcttggaggaggaggaaatgGCTGTGTTTGAGCAAAATCAAGAGCTTCTCTCCTTTTGTGAGCTAAGAACCTAG